In the Sulfurivermis fontis genome, TGCGCCGCCTTCGGTGCCAAGGGCTGCCCCGAATTTCTCCATGGCCACCTGCAGCAGGTGCAGCAGGCGGCGCGCCGCAACGCCCCGGTCCGGCAGGCGCGGCATCTGCAAAACTGACCGTCCGAAAAGCATCAGGCCCGCGGGGTCTCCCCCCGCGGGCCTGATGGTGTGATGCGCAACCGCTTAAACGCAGCCGGTCGGCTTGGGCAGGCCGCCGTACTTGGTGATCGGCTTCATCGGGCCGGTCAGCCATAACTTGAACATCTCCTTCTGGTCCACCTCCAGGTACTTGGAGAACTTGCGGATCGGCGGCACCGAACCGAATTCCTCGTAGTACTCGCGGGCCTTCATGATCTGGTTCCACTTTTCGTCGGTCAGCTCGACGCCGTCGGCCTCGGCCATGGCACGACCGATTTCCGGGGTCCACAGGTTCATGTTGGTGAGGTAACCGTCACCGTCACGTTCCGGCAGTTGCATGGGATTTCCCTCCGTATAGTTGGTTTAAGCCTTTCAGGGCGCCGCGCTTGGGCGCCCCATACCCGAGTGATGTTGTTGGGTATTTAAGCAAATACCTTGTAGGAAGGTCAAGTATTATTTTGATAAACAGCAAAACCAGGGGGCAGAACGCTGGGCGGGAGCGGCCGGCCAGGCCGGGATGCCCCGGACCCGGCCGGTTCAGCGGCCGAAAGTGTCGCGTAGAAAGGTTTTCAGCTCGGCCCAGGACCGGGCGTCGGCCTCGGGGTGATAGGCCAGGGGCAGACCGAAGCGCTGGCCATATCCGTCGGCATCGGGATTGGTGAAGGCGTGCCTGGCGCCGGCATAGTTGACGAAGCGATAGTCGACGCCGGCGGCGGTCATCTCCTGATGGAACACCTCGATCTGCCGCTCCGTGACCATCGGATCGGCGGCGCCGTTCAACACCAGCACCCGCGCCTTGACCGTGCCCGGCTCGGCCAGCTTCCTGCTGGCGATGGCGCCATGGAAACTGGCCACCGCCCTCAGGTCGACACCCTCACGCGCCATGTTGAGCACCACGCCGCCGCCGAAACAGTAGCCGATGGCGGCGATCGCATCGGCTGCCACCGTGGGATGCCGCTCCAGCAGCGCCTTGGCGGCGAGAAAACGGGCACGGCGCTGCGCCATGTCGCTGTTCACCGCCGTGGCAAACTTGCCGGCATCCTCAGGATGCTCCGCGGTCTTGCCGTCCCCGTACATGTCTACCGCCAGTGCGGTGTAGCCCAGTTCGGCCAGCATGCGCGCACGCTTGCGTGCGTACTCGTTGTGACCCCACCACTCATGAACCACCAGCACCCCGGGGCGCTTGCCCTGGATCGCGTCGTCGTAGGCCAGATAGCCCTTCATCACCGTGTCACCGGCACGGTAGCTCACTTCTGCGCCAATCACGGCCGCCCGAACACCGGCTGCGAACAGCATGCACAGCATTGCAGCAACCATTGTTCTCATCGCAGTTCCTCCCGTTCGTGAATGGAGTGTAGATGGCAGACGGACGCTGCTCTATGGCACATCCTGTGGGGGTATTCGCCTCAGGGCTCATCCTCGGCGCGGCAGCAGTTGCGCCCCGCCGCCTTGGCCCGATACATGGCGGCATCGGCCCGGGCGAACACCGTGTCGGGATCATCCTGCTCACGAAACTGCGCCAGACCGCAGGAGATGGTGATCAGCACGCGCTCGCCGCGGTAGTGGAACTCGCAGGACTCTACTGCGGCACGGATCTTTTCCGTCACCATGCGGGCCTGGGCCAGATCCGTCTCCGGCAACAGGATGATGAACTCCTCGCCGCCGTAGCGGGCGACGAAATCCGTTTCCCGTACCTGGGTCGACAACAGTTTTGCCACCACCTTGAGCACCTTGTCGCCGGCCTGGTGGCCGTAGGTATCGTTGATGCGCTTGAAGTGATCCACGTCCCATACGGTAAAGACCAGGGACGAGCGGTAGCGTTTCCAACGGGCGTATTCCTGGGCGATGCGCTCGTTGTAGGCGAGACGGTTGGCGATCTCGGTCAGGGGGTCGATCAATGCCTGGCTGCGCTCCTGCTGGATGCGCCCGCGCAGCGCTTCGGTTTCGCTCTCCAGGGTACGCAACCGGGCATTGAGCCGCTCCACCTCCCGCTCCGCCCGCTCGATGCGCTCGTCTTCGGTATTGCGGAACACCTCCATGTGCCGGCGGATGGTAGCGACGCGTTCCTGCACCGCCTGCTTGAGATGTTCGAGGTTTTGCGCCCAGCGTACCGAGTCTTCGATGCCCTGCATCTGCACCTGCACCTCGGCATCCAGTGCACGGCCATCTTCCACCGTTTCACGATGCGCGGCCACCGCGCCGCGCAGGCTCATGTCCAACTCCTGCAGATTGCAGGTCAGCTGCTTGAGAAAACTCTCGACCTCGGCGCGCTCGCTTTGCGCGCGGGTGCGCATGGTGGTCACCAAATCGGCGATGCGACCGAGAATGGCGCCCAGTTCCTCCTCGTCCTCGGCGATGCCCAGCGCCGTCTTGATGGCCTCCGCCTCACCATGCAGTTCGGCGGGAACGGCCAGCCGCTCCAGCAATTGCAGCAACACCTCCTGCGACGACAACGTCGTCCCTGCCGGGGTTGCCGCCGCCGGGGTGGCCAGCAAGGTCGCCAACTCGGCCGTCACGCGCTGCAACTCCTCGCGCCGGCTGGCCGCTTCCAGCCGTGCGCGCAGCGCTGCCGGCGCCACCGCGGCCGTCAGCAACTGCGCCAGCAGGCTCTTGGCCAGCTGTGTGCCATCGTTGCCCGCACGCTCGACGGCCGGCATTGGCGTACCGGCAGCCCCCTCCTCGCGCCGGAACAGGCGGCCGAGCAGCCCCTTGCCGCCACCGCCGGCCTCCGCCTCTTCACCCTGCTGCCCCGCCAGCCAGTCGAAGGCCTCGCCGATGAGAGCGATCAGCTCCTGCAAATACGGTTGATAATCTTCTTCGCCGCGTGCGGCCGCCAACGCCTTGCCATAGGCCCTGGCCTTGTGGCCCAGACCACGCGGGAAATTGATACCGTCGGCCAGGCGGCGCAGCACCTCCAGCGGGGTCACAGGCTTGCCGTGACTGCGGCGCTGCTGATCCAGGCGCACCAGATGTTCCGACAACGACTGGATCATTGCCTCCAGTTCGACACTACCGACACTCTTGCGGATCGCGCCACGCAGCTTGTCCAGCTGCTGGTTGAGCTCACGATCGCTGCTGTCCGCGGCCAGGCTCAGGCGCGAGATGCACTGACGCAAGACATTTTCCGTCTGACGCCACTCTTTCTCCTTGCGTTCGAGCTGCGTCAGACCGTCGTAATACTTGCTGCGCCACTGTTCCAGTTCCCGCGCCAGGCGCTCATCCTGCGTCATGCTGCACTCCCTGAATGTCGTTGTGCGTTAACCGTCGGCCTCAGGCCGGCAGATGGATATCGTCGGGAAGAATCAGTTCCATGGCCACGGGCAGATGATCAGAGCAGGCATGGTTGATCACATGGCAATGGGATACCTGCAACTCCGGCGTGACCAGGATGTGATCGATGCAGCGGTTGGGGCGCCAGCTGGGAAAGGTGTGCTGCTCCTCCGCCGGCTCACACAGGCGCGTGCGCTGGAACAGGCGCCGCATCTCCGGGCTGCCGGGGGCGCAGTTCATATCGCCCATCAACACGGCATGGCGGTAGTCCACCAGCAGTTCGCTGACAAAGTCCAGTTGCGCCATGCGCGCCCGCTGCCCCAAGGCCAGATGGATTAGCACCACGATCAGGGCATTTTCACCGTGACCATAACGCACCAGCAGTGCGCCACGCCCCGGCACCATGCCCGG is a window encoding:
- a CDS encoding dienelactone hydrolase family protein, which produces MRTMVAAMLCMLFAAGVRAAVIGAEVSYRAGDTVMKGYLAYDDAIQGKRPGVLVVHEWWGHNEYARKRARMLAELGYTALAVDMYGDGKTAEHPEDAGKFATAVNSDMAQRRARFLAAKALLERHPTVAADAIAAIGYCFGGGVVLNMAREGVDLRAVASFHGAIASRKLAEPGTVKARVLVLNGAADPMVTERQIEVFHQEMTAAGVDYRFVNYAGARHAFTNPDADGYGQRFGLPLAYHPEADARSWAELKTFLRDTFGR
- a CDS encoding TusE/DsrC/DsvC family sulfur relay protein, which codes for MQLPERDGDGYLTNMNLWTPEIGRAMAEADGVELTDEKWNQIMKAREYYEEFGSVPPIRKFSKYLEVDQKEMFKLWLTGPMKPITKYGGLPKPTGCV
- a CDS encoding GGDEF domain-containing protein — protein: MTQDERLARELEQWRSKYYDGLTQLERKEKEWRQTENVLRQCISRLSLAADSSDRELNQQLDKLRGAIRKSVGSVELEAMIQSLSEHLVRLDQQRRSHGKPVTPLEVLRRLADGINFPRGLGHKARAYGKALAAARGEEDYQPYLQELIALIGEAFDWLAGQQGEEAEAGGGGKGLLGRLFRREEGAAGTPMPAVERAGNDGTQLAKSLLAQLLTAAVAPAALRARLEAASRREELQRVTAELATLLATPAAATPAGTTLSSQEVLLQLLERLAVPAELHGEAEAIKTALGIAEDEEELGAILGRIADLVTTMRTRAQSERAEVESFLKQLTCNLQELDMSLRGAVAAHRETVEDGRALDAEVQVQMQGIEDSVRWAQNLEHLKQAVQERVATIRRHMEVFRNTEDERIERAEREVERLNARLRTLESETEALRGRIQQERSQALIDPLTEIANRLAYNERIAQEYARWKRYRSSLVFTVWDVDHFKRINDTYGHQAGDKVLKVVAKLLSTQVRETDFVARYGGEEFIILLPETDLAQARMVTEKIRAAVESCEFHYRGERVLITISCGLAQFREQDDPDTVFARADAAMYRAKAAGRNCCRAEDEP
- a CDS encoding endonuclease/exonuclease/phosphatase family protein; protein product: MQEDAAGRRLRLLSYNVQMGIGSSRPHHYLTNLWKHVLPASCRFRNLDRIAQLIADYDIVALQELDAGSHRTGYVHLTEYLAQKAGFPFWYHQINRDLGQLAQHGNGLLSRTLPTAVTEHRLPGMVPGRGALLVRYGHGENALIVVLIHLALGQRARMAQLDFVSELLVDYRHAVLMGDMNCAPGSPEMRRLFQRTRLCEPAEEQHTFPSWRPNRCIDHILVTPELQVSHCHVINHACSDHLPVAMELILPDDIHLPA